The DNA region GAAATTTTGTTTCTAACTGGTATGCTCCTGTTTACTGGTAAGGCACCCCATAAGATAGCGTTTATTATGGAATAACCAAATAATAAGAGGCTAGAATAAAAGTCTAAGTTCATATACAAAAAAACGAATAAGATTAGATTTCTGTTACTCAGAGGTCAAACTTATTCGTTTTTTTATTTAAAAGGAATTATAAAATGTTCCAAGCTCTTTTCTTCAATCTGAACAGCTATTTGAACTGTTTCCTTTTAATATTCATCAGCAGAAAAGACTAGAACCATAATTTGAAGGATGGTGAATCCTGAGATGAAAGGAAGAGCTGCCCAAGATATAGCCGCTATCATTTCATTGACAACTGTTATTGGTCGGGTAAAGATGTCCCAAGAATTTAATCTGGCATAGCGACCGATATGGATAGCAATACTGGATAGGAGGGATAGCGTACAAAATATGAGTAGGCGTATCCAGTAGGCCTTGATGGAAAATGCAGAAAAGATCAGTTTTAGACTTTCTACACCAGCCATTACTCCAAAGAGAATACTAGGAACATAGAGCATGAAGAGAATCATGCTTTCACGTTCCCATAGGACAGTACTGGTGAAGTGCATGTGTGTAATATCTGTTACCATATAG from Streptococcus ruminantium includes:
- a CDS encoding DUF1361 domain-containing protein, which encodes MFTKKNLFIHFFFLVLSAGMIRYNLQRPNLIWNMFLALVAFDLAVLANCSKQNILKLFAAILWLFFYPNTFYMVTDITHMHFTSTVLWERESMILFMLYVPSILFGVMAGVESLKLIFSAFSIKAYWIRLLIFCTLSLLSSIAIHIGRYARLNSWDIFTRPITVVNEMIAAISWAALPFISGFTILQIMVLVFSADEY